The Tubulanus polymorphus chromosome 3, tnTubPoly1.2, whole genome shotgun sequence nucleotide sequence actttatattttctttcgtGAACTACTTTCACCGTCTTTATTTTCAGACAATGTTTGCGATCTAATCGACTTTCTGATTAAAGCTAAAGAGAAAGTTCAACAAGACGACCCCAAACTAGCTGAAAAATTTACAGACGAACACATTGTTCAAATAGTTTCTGATACATTTTTTGGTAAAGTTCAGGCAAAATTCCAAATACTCCTTATAAGTATCACGACATTTTTTTACTTCAACTGCCCAATctaattctatatgtttaagCTGGAGTCGACACGACGTCACATACACTATATTGGGCAATGTACTTcatggcaaaatatccacatATTCAAGAAAAAGTTCACGAAGAAATCGACGAAGCGATTGGTAAGAATATCTGTTGACGAATACATACAACAGCAGTTCTATACAACTGCAAAATAGTCGTAAATCTACCGCGTTCCCTGAACAATtacattatcataaatattcgaTTCTTGTAGGAAGTTTATTACCGAAGATATCAGACAAACAGAAAATGGTGTATTGTGAAGCAGTTATGTACGAGACGATTCGGTTTGCTCCGGTTGCACCACTTGGTTTAACTCACGCAACGACTCTTGAGAAAGCCAAATTTAGTAAGTCTAATCAGCTTAGTAACCAACTGGAGACCCACCTGACGTTGATCGTGAAACTAATCGTATACAATTGGTCCATGCACGAAGCCTGTTccaataaaatacaaatttaaagATTACAAAGTTTTAAACAGTCCCTTCCCTTTTAATTCATACGTACTTCTAACTCGCATTTCTTATCTTTATCTGTAAAATGGATCGATATTGAAACACtatattatttgaataaattgtgaTATTCTTTTTACGTCATTATTTCAGATGAGTTTGATATACCCGCTGATGCAcagataattactaatatttGGGCTTGTCATCACGATCCACGAGAATGGGAAAATCCTGACCAATTTATACCCGAACGTTTTATACAcgaagataaattattaatcgCCAAACCTAAAAGCTGGTTGCCCTTTTCGGCAGGACGTCGAGCATGCATCGGTGAAAACGTGGCGAAACAcgagattttcattttcttcacgaGCATTCTTCAAAAGTTTAACATCCGATTTGAGGATGATAGCGTTAGTTCTCAACCGATACAGTTCGAAAATAATGCTTTTCTCTGTACACCGCAACCATACAAAGCAGTCGTTACTCCACGTGGATAGCTCTACAATGCAACATTCCAAAATAATGTTGACAAATCGTCATCTTTAACTTGCTCAATGCAATACTAAACCATAATTGTTACCATAATTTACGAAAACAACTGTAAAACGATCCACGATGTTTGGTTAGATAagaattgaaatgaataaaggTAAACAAacgtaaaaagaaatttagctCTGCTTGTTTTCTGGGTTTTAAAATCTCAGTTGTTTATCAGAAACAGACGGTAATAATGTGTCCTAAGGTATATTCACCAACTAGCAGTTGGGTATCTTTGGCTTTGAATAGAATTTCGACCATGTCTTACATTCTGTGGTATCGTGGTTTCATCATTAAACGATGACATATTcggaaattcaattttcgaaAATAAATGAGGATTTGTAttgaaaagaattaataaatacaAAATCTCTTGTGATTA carries:
- the LOC141901015 gene encoding steroid 17-alpha-hydroxylase/17,20 lyase-like, with the translated sequence MKLVKFLLRYCADRVTEHKKKYNPDNVCDLIDFLIKAKEKVQQDDPKLAEKFTDEHIVQIVSDTFFAGVDTTSHTLYWAMYFMAKYPHIQEKVHEEIDEAIGSLLPKISDKQKMVYCEAVMYETIRFAPVAPLGLTHATTLEKAKFNEFDIPADAQIITNIWACHHDPREWENPDQFIPERFIHEDKLLIAKPKSWLPFSAGRRACIGENVAKHEIFIFFTSILQKFNIRFEDDSVSSQPIQFENNAFLCTPQPYKAVVTPRG